In Leptospira ellinghausenii, the following proteins share a genomic window:
- a CDS encoding DUF4215 domain-containing protein, which produces MNIKKSLFYKIGIGGVIISCIITACSISKKEGTNNNEIFALLAAISATAGTVAPTLTATGGNLQIVLSWDTIAGAESYNLYHSTSESFTSQTGSKITGVTSPYVHTGQVDATSRSYFLTAVRGGQEGPASSIQTATAGLCGNNITQTYASEACDDGNTIDNGNGCSTTCKRVGFCGDGTRQSIFEACDSSGVNAVACDSDCTAPVCGDGIRNAAAGEACDDGNVNNGDTCNSTCSGP; this is translated from the coding sequence ATGAACATAAAAAAAAGCTTATTTTATAAAATTGGAATTGGTGGTGTCATAATTTCATGTATCATTACGGCATGCTCCATTTCAAAAAAAGAAGGAACGAACAATAACGAAATTTTCGCACTTCTAGCTGCCATATCAGCTACAGCAGGGACTGTCGCACCTACATTAACAGCTACAGGTGGCAATCTCCAAATTGTACTTTCTTGGGATACAATCGCAGGTGCAGAATCGTATAACCTTTATCATTCTACTTCAGAAAGTTTCACATCTCAAACAGGTTCAAAAATTACTGGTGTGACATCACCATATGTGCATACAGGTCAAGTGGATGCAACTTCAAGGTCATATTTCCTTACTGCAGTCCGTGGTGGGCAAGAAGGACCAGCTTCGAGCATCCAAACAGCTACTGCCGGTCTTTGCGGTAACAATATCACTCAGACATATGCATCAGAAGCATGCGATGATGGCAATACGATTGATAACGGAAACGGGTGTTCAACAACCTGCAAACGTGTTGGTTTCTGTGGTGATGGCACAAGACAAAGCATTTTTGAAGCCTGTGACTCGTCAGGTGTTAATGCAGTTGCTTGTGACTCGGATTGTACAGCTCCAGTGTGTGGTGACGGCATTCGCAATGCAGCTGCTGGTGAAGCATGTGACGATGGTAATGTGAACAACGGTGACACTTGCAATAGTACTTGTTCTGGACCTTGA
- a CDS encoding PAS domain-containing sensor histidine kinase: MESGSQSNLSTDITQIGTDATLLLELVGENYPNGSISLIDKDLRFIYTNGSGFKKFGIDPKTFINKSIFDVLQPEVYISIKNHISHVFAGNSIVHEVRSQNAYFLNSYKPIINENGKIDTFILTSQDITDFKNLEAEHEKLQSVVKNSINEIYIFDANNFKIEYINESGLKNLKYKLEEAKTKTIFDIKPNFEEKTFKAMIQPVLHKKIDKLIFETFNKRADGTYYPVEVHLQLIEHQGKLKIFTIVLDISNVRQYEMSIQEKKEELAATIEELNATTEELKEQNEQLIKLLDEKENLFKEIHHRIKNNLQMILSLLYIKSQHTMDSNILNFIQETKNRIFSISLLHEQLLQLKSINKLDVQEYFHSLIKNIMASYEVPEKVYILDFDVDKFELQIDKIVNLGLIINEIISNIYKHAYSDANGGNILVRGYIIDSRCKFLVGDEGRGGVNVLDTSNSYGTQLIKLFAEQLGAKLTIDIENGTKYTIEFGVL, encoded by the coding sequence ATGGAATCAGGTTCTCAAAGTAATCTTTCAACCGACATTACTCAAATAGGGACAGATGCTACTCTTCTATTAGAACTGGTCGGAGAGAATTATCCCAACGGTTCCATAAGTTTGATTGATAAAGATCTTCGTTTTATATACACGAATGGCAGTGGCTTCAAAAAATTCGGAATCGATCCGAAAACATTCATCAACAAGAGTATTTTTGACGTATTACAGCCAGAAGTTTACATTTCAATCAAAAATCACATTTCTCATGTGTTTGCAGGTAACTCAATCGTACATGAAGTCAGGTCACAAAATGCATACTTTCTAAATTCGTATAAACCTATTATTAATGAAAATGGTAAAATAGACACATTCATTTTAACATCTCAGGATATAACTGATTTCAAAAATTTAGAAGCAGAACATGAGAAATTACAAAGTGTCGTAAAGAATAGTATAAATGAAATATATATTTTTGATGCTAATAACTTTAAAATAGAATATATAAATGAATCAGGTTTAAAAAATTTAAAATATAAATTAGAAGAAGCTAAAACAAAAACAATATTTGATATCAAACCGAATTTTGAAGAGAAAACTTTCAAAGCAATGATACAACCAGTGCTTCATAAAAAAATTGATAAATTAATTTTTGAAACATTCAATAAAAGAGCGGACGGAACTTACTATCCAGTTGAAGTTCACCTTCAATTAATAGAACATCAAGGCAAACTAAAAATCTTCACAATTGTCCTAGATATATCTAATGTAAGACAATATGAAATGAGCATTCAAGAAAAAAAGGAAGAATTAGCAGCTACAATTGAAGAACTTAATGCAACTACCGAAGAACTTAAAGAACAAAACGAACAATTAATTAAACTTTTAGATGAAAAAGAGAACTTATTTAAAGAAATACATCATAGAATCAAAAATAATCTTCAGATGATCTTAAGTCTCCTTTATATAAAGTCTCAGCATACCATGGATTCCAACATTCTCAATTTCATACAAGAAACTAAGAATCGAATTTTTTCTATCTCCTTGTTGCACGAACAATTACTTCAATTAAAGAGTATAAATAAATTAGACGTCCAAGAATACTTCCATTCCTTGATAAAGAATATCATGGCTTCCTACGAAGTTCCTGAAAAAGTATACATTTTAGATTTCGATGTCGATAAATTTGAATTGCAAATCGATAAAATAGTAAATCTGGGTTTGATCATAAATGAAATAATATCAAATATATACAAACATGCCTACTCTGATGCAAATGGTGGAAATATCTTAGTGAGAGGATATATAATTGACTCTCGTTGCAAATTTTTAGTCGGAGACGAAGGAAGGGGTGGAGTGAATGTATTAGATACTTCAAATTCCTATGGAACACAGCTTATCAAACTTTTTGCTGAACAATTAGGAGCAAAATTGACAATCGATATTGAAAATGGAACAAAATATACCATTGAATTTGGTGTTTTATGA
- a CDS encoding DUF3995 domain-containing protein, translating to MYILNISTSILVFLLASIHIYWAFGGLWPGKNQQDLINKVFGRGNKFPSPFSCFVVAIGLVLFSSLPVFWLVRNDLGISPQYAKMIRYSMIFVAIVFLLRGIIGYLPWVTKHWEPIFVRYTIRMYNPLSLLIGFSFLLMSI from the coding sequence ATGTATATATTGAATATCTCGACTTCAATTCTCGTATTTTTATTAGCTTCTATCCATATTTATTGGGCGTTTGGTGGTTTATGGCCTGGAAAGAATCAACAAGATTTAATTAACAAAGTATTTGGAAGGGGAAACAAGTTTCCATCGCCATTCAGTTGTTTTGTTGTAGCTATAGGATTGGTTTTGTTTTCAAGTTTACCAGTTTTCTGGTTAGTTCGAAACGATTTGGGGATAAGCCCACAGTATGCCAAAATGATTCGTTACAGTATGATTTTTGTAGCCATTGTCTTTCTTTTAAGAGGAATAATCGGTTATCTCCCTTGGGTCACCAAACATTGGGAGCCAATATTTGTACGTTATACGATACGAATGTACAATCCACTTTCACTTTTGATTGGCTTTTCATTTTTACTGATGAGTATTTAA
- a CDS encoding phage tail protein: MKGNIKEYLRSGFYKGVGITLGFFTTSLVAAAAAMNLFAPGEVISSARINQNFLIAAPEGAVVAFYLNNCPEGWAPADGTNGTPNLRGAFVRGRDDIGTGAAGRDEAGSRPIGDFQNDSFQGHFHQVTGISASVMQQNSWSGAGTAYVGSGSVSIGSPTDGVNGTVRYGNETRPKNIALTYCMRKN; this comes from the coding sequence ATGAAAGGTAATATTAAAGAATATTTAAGAAGTGGGTTTTATAAAGGTGTTGGGATTACTTTAGGATTTTTTACAACAAGTTTAGTGGCAGCTGCGGCAGCGATGAACTTATTTGCTCCAGGAGAAGTGATTAGTTCTGCAAGGATCAATCAAAACTTTCTCATTGCTGCTCCAGAAGGTGCGGTTGTGGCATTTTATCTAAACAACTGCCCTGAAGGTTGGGCACCTGCAGATGGAACGAACGGCACTCCAAACTTAAGAGGAGCTTTTGTAAGAGGAAGGGATGATATCGGAACAGGTGCAGCAGGTAGAGATGAAGCCGGTTCAAGACCAATTGGAGATTTTCAAAACGATAGTTTCCAAGGTCACTTTCACCAAGTAACAGGAATCTCGGCAAGTGTCATGCAACAGAATTCTTGGAGTGGTGCAGGAACCGCATATGTTGGTTCTGGTTCTGTTAGCATTGGAAGTCCTACAGATGGTGTTAATGGAACAGTTCGATATGGAAATGAAACTCGTCCTAAAAACATAGCTTTGACTTATTGCATGAGAAAAAATTAA
- a CDS encoding response regulator: MIVEDNAVVAMHLKMLLEQNGYLVIGKCTRGEDAILMAESNSPDLIFMDIMLEGEVNGIDATHKIRKFSNAPIIFMSALTDENSLRQMNQFSNIKLTNKPFKELELLSMTKQILGM; encoded by the coding sequence ATGATTGTTGAAGATAATGCGGTAGTTGCAATGCATCTAAAAATGCTTTTGGAACAAAATGGATATCTGGTGATCGGGAAGTGTACGAGAGGAGAAGATGCAATTCTAATGGCAGAATCGAATTCTCCAGATTTAATTTTTATGGATATAATGCTTGAGGGAGAAGTTAATGGAATTGATGCTACGCATAAAATCCGAAAATTTAGCAACGCACCTATTATTTTTATGAGTGCTTTAACAGACGAAAATTCTTTAAGGCAAATGAATCAATTTTCAAATATTAAGTTAACTAATAAGCCATTTAAGGAACTGGAATTACTATCAATGACAAAACAGATTCTAGGGATGTAA
- a CDS encoding alpha/beta hydrolase, with protein MKQRNQLLHLPNCFRFQIPLTLVLSTLGFTLSCSALPNEITGKSDADNNMLLSTLLLVQLSQTNVPPTVKQNSTYTVSKSTFVYAQALSHSNWGTNTTSVVNLGLDLYLPENAPTNRPAMVLIHGGGFTTGSKEDTNIVEIANYFASRGWVCISINYRLVSAYGTLSTAWGTYVLNSSLTPTEKQQSYAMYPAARDAKAAVRWLYANASAYEINTNYVTALGGSAGSFLANMLGITNANDFRDETLTLTDSTLSTTNLSAGSKIHTIIDHWGGINHMTYLQAITGQSRFDVSDPPVSIVHGTADADVPFTQAEALRDAYISSGASYEFNPLVGAGHGAWTATINGKTLSENAFQFITTKQKLTVN; from the coding sequence ATGAAACAAAGGAATCAACTTTTACATCTTCCCAATTGTTTTCGTTTTCAAATTCCATTAACATTGGTTTTGAGCACTCTTGGTTTTACCTTGTCTTGTTCAGCCCTCCCAAATGAAATCACAGGAAAATCGGATGCAGACAATAATATGTTACTCTCCACTCTACTCCTCGTTCAACTTAGCCAAACAAACGTCCCACCGACTGTAAAACAAAATTCAACTTATACTGTTTCCAAATCGACATTTGTGTATGCACAAGCACTAAGCCATTCGAATTGGGGGACAAACACAACCAGTGTTGTCAATTTAGGTTTAGATTTATATCTACCCGAGAACGCGCCAACAAACCGACCTGCTATGGTCCTCATCCATGGTGGAGGGTTCACAACAGGATCGAAAGAAGATACAAACATCGTTGAGATTGCCAATTATTTTGCCAGTCGTGGCTGGGTATGTATTTCTATCAACTATCGATTGGTATCTGCTTACGGAACACTTTCTACTGCCTGGGGAACGTATGTGTTAAACTCATCCCTTACACCCACAGAAAAACAACAAAGTTATGCCATGTATCCAGCTGCTCGTGATGCAAAGGCTGCTGTTCGTTGGCTTTATGCCAATGCTTCAGCTTATGAAATTAACACTAATTATGTGACTGCATTAGGTGGTTCTGCTGGCTCTTTTTTAGCCAATATGTTAGGGATCACCAATGCAAATGATTTTCGAGATGAGACTTTAACTTTAACTGATTCCACTCTTTCAACGACAAACCTTTCAGCAGGTTCTAAAATCCATACCATCATCGACCATTGGGGTGGGATCAATCATATGACATACCTCCAAGCCATTACCGGTCAATCTAGGTTTGATGTTAGCGATCCTCCAGTGAGTATAGTGCATGGCACAGCTGATGCAGATGTTCCCTTTACTCAAGCAGAAGCACTAAGAGATGCATACATATCTTCTGGGGCATCCTATGAGTTTAATCCACTGGTAGGTGCTGGCCATGGGGCTTGGACTGCTACCATCAACGGTAAAACTCTATCTGAAAATGCATTCCAGTTCATTACCACAAAACAAAAGCTAACTGTAAATTAA